One genomic segment of Labeo rohita strain BAU-BD-2019 chromosome 14, IGBB_LRoh.1.0, whole genome shotgun sequence includes these proteins:
- the fgf24 gene encoding fibroblast growth factor 24 isoform X2, whose amino-acid sequence MSVLPSRFIYVCLHFLVLYFQLQESHQSSADFRFYIENHTRDDVSRKQVRIYQLYSRTTGKHVQILGKKINANGDDGALLVVETETFGSHIRIKGKESGYYICMNKNGKIIGKPNGDNQECVFVEEYLENNYTALVSAKYKGWYLGFNRKGRPKKGSKTTQTQQEVHFMKRHPKGKVDPLEEFRFTTVTKRTRRARRLKPNPKTN is encoded by the exons ATGTCTGTTCTGCCGTCAAGGTTCATCTACGT GTGTTTACATTTTCTGGTCCTCTACTTCCAGTTGCAG GAATCTCACCAGAGTTCCGCCGACTTCCGGTTCTACATCGAGAACCACACCAGAGACGACGTGAGTCGGAAACAGGTGCGGATATATCAGCTCTACAGCCGAACCACTGGGAAACACGTGCAGATCCTGGGCAAGAAGATCAACGCCAATGGAGACGATGGGG CTCTACTTGTTGTGGAGACGGAGACATTCGGGAGTCACATTCGAATAAAAGGCAAAGAGAGTGGATACTACATCTGCATGAACAAGAATGGGAAAATTATTGGAAAG CCCAATGGGGATAACCAAGAGTGCGTCTTCGTGGAGGAATATTTGGAGAACAACTACACAGCGCTGGTGTCAGCCAAGTACAAAGGCTGGTATTTGGGTTTCAACCGAAAGGGTCGACCCAAAAAAGGCTCCAAGACCACGCAAACGCAACAGGAAGTGCATTTCATGAAGCGCCACCCCAAAGGCAAAGTGGACCCTCTGGAGGAGTTCCGTTTCACAACGGTAACGAAACGGACACGAAGGGCGCGGCGTTTAAAACCCAACCCCAAAACGAACTGA
- the fgf24 gene encoding fibroblast growth factor 24 isoform X1 has protein sequence MSVLPSRFIYVCLHFLVLYFQLQESHQSSADFRFYIENHTRDDVSRKQVRIYQLYSRTTGKHVQILGKKINANGDDGGKYALLVVETETFGSHIRIKGKESGYYICMNKNGKIIGKPNGDNQECVFVEEYLENNYTALVSAKYKGWYLGFNRKGRPKKGSKTTQTQQEVHFMKRHPKGKVDPLEEFRFTTVTKRTRRARRLKPNPKTN, from the exons ATGTCTGTTCTGCCGTCAAGGTTCATCTACGT GTGTTTACATTTTCTGGTCCTCTACTTCCAGTTGCAG GAATCTCACCAGAGTTCCGCCGACTTCCGGTTCTACATCGAGAACCACACCAGAGACGACGTGAGTCGGAAACAGGTGCGGATATATCAGCTCTACAGCCGAACCACTGGGAAACACGTGCAGATCCTGGGCAAGAAGATCAACGCCAATGGAGACGATGGGGGCAAGTACG CTCTACTTGTTGTGGAGACGGAGACATTCGGGAGTCACATTCGAATAAAAGGCAAAGAGAGTGGATACTACATCTGCATGAACAAGAATGGGAAAATTATTGGAAAG CCCAATGGGGATAACCAAGAGTGCGTCTTCGTGGAGGAATATTTGGAGAACAACTACACAGCGCTGGTGTCAGCCAAGTACAAAGGCTGGTATTTGGGTTTCAACCGAAAGGGTCGACCCAAAAAAGGCTCCAAGACCACGCAAACGCAACAGGAAGTGCATTTCATGAAGCGCCACCCCAAAGGCAAAGTGGACCCTCTGGAGGAGTTCCGTTTCACAACGGTAACGAAACGGACACGAAGGGCGCGGCGTTTAAAACCCAACCCCAAAACGAACTGA